From the genome of Psychroserpens ponticola, one region includes:
- a CDS encoding histidine kinase dimerization/phosphoacceptor domain -containing protein, with protein sequence MRIIAVILFCLFNTNLCAQSFQIEAIESALANSISESEERYKLTVELGQMLRPYDSEVEKKGYPTEYFDYINDALIWSNKNGSLKQIAAAKRFEIDYYLSHREIVKFIALANEMITKDSFATLQDKHFIYTYLCFEYYSAGYLTNYIELIPEKYRILKALNKEPEASQNEFSDIASAYYAMSQYERARAYYKKAIVSVKEKNRPFFKASINNNIGLSFSREEQADSAEVYFKKALQLVSISNVKQEGFKPNYNEHFKNVINLNIAELELNKNNYNNAINALKKESISALDLGEINLYIEANNTLSHIYFLKKEYLKALFYINKAREAIPYKQFTTLLISNLQLESKILLALDKQEESEKVYNKMNHLQDSIAINKTKRSSEIAAILYEKNKNDLEIQIQKLKLLEKNNKISSQKQQQIFYLLFIVTLLLLLFMLYAFLRKTKIQKAEIETQKLAVDQSLIEKEILLKEVHHRVKNNLQVVSSLLSKQAKTSNDESVKKLMDDGQNRINAMAMIHQQLYKTENLERINLKEYTTLLVDNISDYTEFKANIKIDIPETTFHVDVAVPYGLILNELLSNSFQYGFKGKKSGTINITITKLEEHTYLLCVEDNGIGLPSNMEEKSKKTYGLSLIKGLAWQLRGNVKYYNKKPEGCAFEITFSDNLKENV encoded by the coding sequence ATGAGAATTATTGCAGTTATACTGTTTTGCCTTTTTAACACTAACCTTTGTGCTCAATCTTTTCAAATTGAAGCAATTGAAAGTGCTTTGGCTAATAGTATTTCTGAAAGTGAAGAGCGTTATAAATTGACTGTAGAATTAGGACAAATGCTACGACCTTATGATTCTGAAGTTGAAAAAAAAGGCTATCCAACTGAATATTTCGATTACATTAATGATGCTTTAATTTGGTCAAATAAAAACGGAAGTCTAAAACAAATAGCAGCAGCTAAGCGCTTTGAAATAGATTATTATTTATCGCATAGAGAAATAGTTAAGTTCATAGCCCTTGCAAACGAAATGATTACTAAAGATTCATTTGCAACACTACAAGACAAGCATTTTATATATACATATCTTTGTTTTGAATATTATTCAGCTGGATATTTAACGAATTACATTGAGTTAATTCCGGAAAAATACAGAATTCTAAAAGCCTTAAATAAAGAACCTGAAGCTTCACAAAACGAATTTAGCGATATAGCTTCTGCATATTATGCTATGAGCCAGTATGAAAGAGCAAGAGCCTATTATAAAAAAGCAATTGTTTCAGTAAAAGAAAAAAACAGACCATTTTTTAAAGCGAGTATAAATAATAATATCGGACTTTCATTTTCTAGAGAAGAACAAGCAGATAGTGCAGAGGTCTATTTTAAAAAAGCACTACAATTAGTGTCTATTTCAAATGTTAAACAAGAAGGCTTTAAACCAAACTATAATGAGCATTTTAAAAATGTTATTAACTTAAATATCGCTGAATTAGAATTAAATAAAAACAATTATAATAATGCTATAAACGCATTAAAAAAAGAATCAATTTCGGCACTTGATTTAGGAGAAATAAACCTCTACATTGAGGCGAATAATACTTTATCACATATTTATTTTTTAAAAAAAGAATACCTTAAAGCTTTGTTTTATATCAATAAGGCAAGAGAAGCAATTCCTTATAAACAGTTTACTACATTATTGATTAGTAATTTACAATTAGAAAGTAAAATTCTACTTGCATTAGATAAACAAGAGGAGAGTGAAAAGGTCTACAATAAGATGAATCATTTGCAGGATTCTATTGCAATTAATAAAACCAAAAGAAGCTCTGAAATAGCAGCTATTTTATATGAGAAAAATAAAAATGATTTAGAGATTCAAATCCAAAAATTGAAACTATTAGAAAAGAATAACAAAATTTCTAGCCAAAAGCAACAACAAATTTTTTACTTACTTTTTATAGTAACACTGTTACTTTTATTGTTTATGTTATATGCTTTTTTAAGAAAAACGAAAATACAAAAAGCTGAAATTGAAACACAAAAATTAGCAGTAGATCAATCTTTAATAGAAAAAGAAATATTATTAAAAGAAGTACATCATCGTGTAAAAAACAACCTTCAAGTAGTATCGAGCTTACTTAGCAAACAAGCTAAAACTTCAAATGATGAATCTGTAAAAAAACTAATGGATGATGGTCAAAATAGAATTAATGCTATGGCAATGATTCATCAGCAATTATATAAAACTGAGAATCTTGAGCGTATTAATTTAAAAGAATATACAACTTTATTAGTTGATAATATTTCAGACTACACTGAGTTTAAAGCCAATATTAAAATTGATATCCCTGAAACTACATTTCATGTTGACGTTGCTGTTCCATATGGGCTTATTTTAAACGAATTATTGAGCAATAGTTTTCAGTATGGTTTTAAAGGAAAAAAGAGTGGAACAATAAATATAACAATCACTAAGTTAGAAGAGCATACTTACCTATTATGTGTTGAAGATAATGGAATTGGGCTTCCTAGTAATATGGAAGAAAAATCAAAAAAAACTTATGGTTTAAGTCTAATTAAAGGCCTTGCTTGGCAATTAAGAGGCAATGTGAAATATTATAATAAAAAACCAGAAGGATGTGCTTTTGAAATAACGTTTAGTGATAACCTAAAGGAAAACGTATGA
- a CDS encoding LytR/AlgR family response regulator transcription factor, with product MSETISVLIVEDEFLTVDAIKDNLEDVGYRISGIARDAKEALSILDEGETDIAILDMNIQGARDGIWLAKRIKESYKIPFIFLTAYSDKKTVKSAVETQPFGYLIKPFKKMDLFTSIEVALRNFVDFQFNTELDIQSTIKEKPLAIEDYIFIKEKNIYKKIAMKDILYIKSELKYIEVYVGTKKYLLRYGLSEFLKTLPENHFIQVHRSYIVNKNAVDQIGINYLVIKENEIPFSNQRKEEIIKMFHFL from the coding sequence ATGAGTGAAACCATTAGTGTGTTAATTGTTGAAGATGAATTTTTAACAGTTGATGCTATAAAAGACAATTTAGAAGACGTAGGTTATAGAATTTCTGGTATAGCAAGAGATGCAAAAGAAGCGTTATCAATTTTAGATGAAGGAGAAACTGATATTGCTATTTTAGATATGAATATACAAGGGGCTAGAGATGGAATATGGCTAGCAAAACGAATAAAAGAATCTTATAAAATTCCATTTATATTTTTAACAGCCTATAGTGATAAGAAAACTGTAAAAAGTGCTGTGGAAACTCAACCTTTTGGATATTTAATAAAACCATTCAAGAAAATGGATTTATTTACATCTATTGAAGTCGCGCTTAGAAATTTTGTTGATTTTCAATTCAACACCGAATTAGATATACAATCTACCATTAAAGAAAAGCCCTTAGCTATTGAAGATTATATTTTTATAAAAGAGAAAAATATCTATAAGAAAATTGCAATGAAAGATATACTCTATATAAAATCAGAATTAAAGTATATAGAGGTTTACGTCGGAACTAAAAAATACTTATTACGTTATGGACTTTCAGAGTTTTTAAAAACCTTACCTGAAAATCATTTTATTCAAGTACATCGTTCATATATAGTTAATAAAAATGCAGTAGATCAAATAGGTATAAATTATTTAGTCATAAAAGAGAACGAAATCCCATTTAGTAATCAGCGAAAAGAGGAAATTATTAAGATGTTTCATTTTTTATAA
- a CDS encoding YceI family protein, whose amino-acid sequence MIKKTLYLTLSLIFTLSITGCKDNAKEANTSDAEAAAISKSTSEKFTVNVSESTIEWIGFKPTGTHSGTISLDNGVFKTDDGKLQSGTFLIDMNSITVTDMESGDGKEDLEAHLKGTVEGKENHFFDVKKFPTAAFEITGTESLAAGKTRLSGNLDIKGQKHNISFPVNITNNGDEMTIESEPFKIDRTKWNVNYGSKSIFEGLGDKFINDDFELKIRIKAKKA is encoded by the coding sequence ATGATTAAGAAAACATTATATCTTACATTATCACTGATTTTTACTCTTTCAATTACTGGATGCAAAGATAATGCTAAAGAAGCTAATACTAGTGACGCTGAAGCTGCTGCAATAAGCAAGAGTACTTCTGAAAAATTTACTGTTAACGTTTCTGAATCTACGATTGAGTGGATCGGATTTAAGCCAACAGGAACTCATAGTGGGACAATAAGCCTTGACAATGGTGTATTTAAAACTGATGACGGCAAACTTCAAAGTGGTACATTTTTAATAGACATGAATAGTATTACTGTTACAGATATGGAATCTGGTGATGGCAAAGAAGATCTTGAAGCACATTTAAAAGGGACTGTTGAAGGAAAAGAGAATCATTTCTTTGATGTTAAAAAATTCCCTACTGCTGCTTTTGAAATTACAGGAACTGAATCTTTAGCAGCAGGAAAAACAAGATTATCTGGAAACTTAGACATTAAAGGTCAAAAGCATAATATTTCTTTCCCAGTAAATATTACTAATAATGGAGATGAAATGACAATTGAAAGTGAACCTTTTAAAATTGACAGAACAAAATGGAATGTAAATTATGGTTCAAAATCTATCTTTGAAGGTTTAGGAGATAAATTTATAAATGACGATTTTGAATTAAAAATACGTATTAAAGCTAAAAAGGCTTAA
- a CDS encoding nucleotide exchange factor GrpE, whose product MGKKDKSETIKDTEVNETSNQDTQVEEISVEEQLKEELAKEKDKFLRLFAEFENYKRRTSKERIDLFKTASEDVMLAMLPVLDDFERALAHIEDDKEAEELRKGVLLIYNKLLTTLNQKGLEKLEVNAGDVFDADIHEAITQIPAPTDDLKGKIVDVVEKGYKLGEKVIRFPKVVIGQ is encoded by the coding sequence ATGGGTAAAAAGGATAAAAGTGAAACTATAAAAGATACTGAAGTTAATGAAACTTCAAATCAAGATACACAAGTAGAAGAGATTTCTGTGGAAGAACAATTAAAAGAAGAACTTGCTAAAGAAAAAGATAAGTTTTTGCGTTTGTTTGCAGAGTTTGAAAATTATAAGAGACGAACGTCGAAAGAACGTATTGATTTATTTAAAACAGCAAGCGAAGATGTCATGTTGGCAATGCTTCCGGTTTTAGATGATTTTGAACGCGCTTTAGCACATATTGAAGACGATAAAGAAGCTGAAGAACTTAGAAAAGGCGTGCTTTTAATTTATAATAAACTGTTGACGACTTTGAATCAAAAAGGTTTAGAGAAGTTAGAAGTTAATGCTGGTGATGTATTTGATGCAGATATTCATGAGGCTATTACTCAAATTCCTGCGCCAACTGATGATCTTAAAGGTAAAATTGTAGATGTTGTAGAAAAGGGATATAAGTTAGGAGAGAAAGTAATTCGTTTTCCAAAAGTGGTTATCGGACAATAA